The sequence below is a genomic window from Romeriopsis navalis LEGE 11480.
TAAACGCCGCAGACTATCGGGCATTTGCAACGGTTTATCGAGAGCAGCCGATTTGGTTAACGCCATCACCCCATTCGCAACCTCCGCCCCAAATTCCTGCTTAACCTCAGCGTAGGTCGTCGCCGTATCTTCAATCACGTCATGCAATAACGCACATTGAATTGCCACAGTTTCCGACTCGACTTGACTGACTCGCAAGGCTGCAATCACTTCCATGCAGACAAAACTTAGGTGCGTGATGTAGGGCAGATCAGTACCGGGATATTTTTGGCCGTTATGGCGTTCCGCCGCGAAACGATAGGCTTTGATGTAATCGGCTTGCGTCCACATAATTTTGAGTCTACATAGTAATTCGTCACTGCAATTTGCTAAATCGCACCTTCAACCCATCTTTTGGCTTCGGGGTCGGAATCACGACCAGATCTAAATCCTGATCAGGCAACAATTCCCACTGATATTCCCGCAACAACCGCGCCGCAAATAGCTTGATCTCTAGCCGCGCAAATTCTTTGCCAATACATTCCCGCAAACCGCCACCAAACGGCACATGGGCAAAGGGCTTCTGCTTATCTTCGGCCCGATCAGCATCAAACCGATCGGGGTCAAATTCTTGGGGGTTCGGATACAGCGTCGGGTCTAAATGCGTCGCATTAATCTGATACAACGATTGCCAGCCCTTTTGAATTTGATAGCCCTGATATTCACAGTCCTGAATCACCGATCGAAAGCCGCCCCCCACGGGCGGAAT
It includes:
- a CDS encoding HD domain-containing protein; protein product: MWTQADYIKAYRFAAERHNGQKYPGTDLPYITHLSFVCMEVIAALRVSQVESETVAIQCALLHDVIEDTATTYAEVKQEFGAEVANGVMALTKSAALDKPLQMPDSLRRLKQQPAAVQMVKLADRISNLQAPPAHWTTAKMTAYREEAIVIHAALKGANRYLADRLQQKITDYQQWLA